Within Scomber japonicus isolate fScoJap1 chromosome 1, fScoJap1.pri, whole genome shotgun sequence, the genomic segment TTGATGTATCCAACTAGTGTGCTGTGTGGGACTGAATGTCAGTATGTTGTGACTTCAGGTGGCCCGTAAGCTGGTGATCATTGAGAGTGATCTGGAACGTACAGAGGAACGTGCTGAGCTGTCTGAGAGGTAAgaacttccttccttttttttgtcattcctccttttctcctcaaTTGCTCCACGACTCACAACTTGAAATGAGAACACGTTCCATTGTAAGCTGTTGTAATTTATTGTTTGGTCTCATGTATCTTCCCTCTTGGTGAACCAAAACCTAACACATCACAGTAAATGCTCTGAGCTTGAGGAGGAGCTGAAAACTGTGCAGAACAACCTGAAGTCTCTGGAGGCTCAGGCAGAGAAGGTAAGACAGAAGATGATGCACGATAGATAATCAACATTAATAAATGCTGGAAATCTGTTTGAAACCCTCTTGTCTTAACACAATAGTGATATTTGCCTAACTCTGGCCTTTGTATGTGACTACAGTATTCACAGAAGGAGGACAAGTACGAGGAGGAGATCAAGGTTCTTACAGACAAGCTGAAGGAGGTGAGTTACCTAAATCTCCAGTGactcattttaaatatgagttatcCATCCTGTTGTATTGATTTAATTTGGAATCATCAGTTACTTAAAAGAAACTGTATTGACTGTATTTGTTAATTAGAAATGATTCTTAGTTTTCCTTTACAGCACTTGAGTGCTTTAAATGTCCAGTGGGGCCCTGTCCAGAAACACATTCATGTTCTCTTAACCTCTTAATGTAAGCTGCTGAATGTTTGATTGCATTCTTCCACTTAGGCTGAGACTCGTGCTGAGTTTGCTGAGAGATCAGTCGCCAAGCTAGAGAAGACCATCGATGACTTGGAGGGTATGAATCTTTtacatttgctttttaaagAACAGCAGAATTTTATTTTCACTAAATGTAAGCACCTTTTCGTAACTGAGCAATTGTGATgtacaaatgtattaatttaacCATTCAACACAAGGTAACACCACTATTCCCAAATTTTATCACAATTCTAAAGGAGAGTACCTCCCTTTTTTGTAAACATTTGCAGTGTTTGCTTATCTGGTCAGCAGGGTGTTCAATAGTCCTCAGGACAtctggggtgggggtggggtggggtgggggggacaGACGACAAAGCAGCGATCCACAGAGACTAGCGTGATAATATTCATATTGGCAGCAACATTTCTCACCACAATGCTGTTTGGCATTCTGCTACACTGAGTTTTCAAGGCCAGCTAGTCCCAATCAGTCCTCCTCAGGGTCATGGAACATGTGAGGCAGTTTCTCAGTGACTCCTCAGGAATTTGACACAATATCAGCAGCTGTTGCTTGGACCCTTCCTATTTCTGTCCTGCCTccttttttcagtttctctattttcatttttaccttctctttcttttgtcttcccATTTTTAAAATTGCAAATCCTTCACTGCCACCTCCATAATAATTACCACACAATAGATGAGCTGTATGCCCAGAAACTGAAGTACAAGGCCATCAGCGAGGAGCTGGACCACGCCCTCAACGACATGACTTCCATGTAATTCACCACACCcttgttgtttgctttgtgCCTTAGCCTTCAGCATCCCTAACTCTCACAAAAGTAGCAGAGCTCCCTCTAGTGGCATGTTTGAGTGTTTTACTCCTTCAACTGcttggtttgtgtgtgaatgaagaATTTGTAGGTATTTTTAACAACATTTAAGGCTACATTTCACAAATCTCTTGATGTAGGAAACTACTAACAGCATTCGATAATAGTTGGATAATTTTTTTGCACCACAGCCACATTGCATCAATTTCATTCTCATCTTTTTAGCTTTTCTGGCTTAGATCTGCATCCTGTATTTCCCTTTTGGCTTCTGCATGTTATTCAtcttccattcttcttttcattcctccctccaatgtcttttattttctccttttttttttcacagctaAATTTTTACACCCCTTCACCCCCAGAAGCCACCCGCTGGTTGAGCATCTTCATCTCTTTCCTGTGCAGCGCTGCCCAATTTTtctgtctgctctgtctctgtattTCTTTATTACCCTGCCACTACTGCACATTGGACCATTGCTGCCGTCATCCTTTTGTTAATCTCTCGTCTAGACCTCGGAGCCATATTGCTCTCTGTAAAATAAACATTCTTCCAACTATGTCAGcccttccccctttctcctGAGATGTTTCTTCATTTCCATTGtcccatctttttttcttttttttttctcttttttctttgatgtttgtcttctatgtgtttaatttattttgttgagTAGCTTTCGAATAAACTCTAAAGCTCCTCTCCCATTTACTGTTGCCTTTTCTGTTTGGAAGGACAATTATTTGATACAACAGTATTTCTGGGTGCTAATTCATTCTACTTAATGAACTAGTCCTCACATAAAATGCATAGTTCTCCATTTTCCTCTTCAACTAGAAGAATACTGGAATATAATACTCATGACAAGTTACCTGCTTTGATAGTCAGTTTATTCAACAGTTTGTGTTGTTGATCTACTCCATCACTAGAGATTTTAAAAGTATTGACACAATCATCTTTAAGGTCTCTGGCCTATGTTTTGTACTGTGCTGTGTTAGCTACTAAAAGCCATTGATGCTTCTTCTGAAATAAGCATTTATGAATGTATAGGATCATTTTATGCTGTTTGAAGTATCTCCAGAGGATAAAACAATTTTCATACCACCAAAAGTTTGAGTGCTGTTGCTATGGCTAACAAGGACAGCAAGTATTGGCAACAGCTTGTTAGATCTTTTCGGAAATGTTACTGAATGACAGTTATTGCTTTAGTTTGATATGTTCCTGAGGTCAGCACTTCATGATTCTCTTCAAAGCAACAGTTGCTCTCTAAACTTCTTTTCTGTACTAactgcctcttttccttttctcttacCTGCTTTCTGACGATCAAGATCATCTATACAAGCAGCTTGAGAAAAATCGTCTTCTGACCAATGAACTGAGAGTAGCCTTAAATGAGGCGTGAACTGGAATGACCTCTTTTTATGCTTTCATTCTTCTGAAACTCAAACGTCCAGACATATTGTCTAATGCTGTGATGTGTAAAGAGTATAGGCAACTGTGTCTATGACAACACAGCTTAAACCAAGTAATGCTTTCAACAAACAGGAGCCAAACTGTAAGACTTTCAACATTATGCATGCTCAAAGTACAGTTTCAGACAGAAGATCAGACAACTCTAGGTCATGAAACATTATCAAAATCATCTGATATTTTCCTTGGTTATCGTCAGGGCTGTGGCACAAAGTCATTGAATTCTACATGGTGCTGTTTCTCATTGGATGAAAGCTAGTGATGAGTCTAGTGGCCCACAGGCTCATAAAATGCTGCATGGGGTGTAGAACTCCCTTCTTCGCTCCTGAATCCACCTCTGTAATCTTGTAATGGCGACCAAGACAGAAGGACAAGTTTCAACCAATTATTGTAGTTTTAATGCAGGCTTGATTTGCTCTGGTGTTTTTTGCAATTGGAGTTTTTTCAGTTCCGTCAAGACACTGTTATCGGTCTTTGGACCATAAATAACATTCTCAATTAGTGTAAATAAACAAATCTTCTGAGTTCACTTCAAtataaagggagagagagagagtataatTTGGTAAACAGCAATGATATGGCTCTGACTATTAGTGCATGCAAGGAGAGTTTGTACCAAATCTTCCCATATGGAACTCTTTATTGATTTTGGTTTGGTTGTTGGGGAGAACATCTGCTTGTTAAATGACAgagattcttgcctgaaccacTGCAAAGCTCAAGTTTCTGAATACTGTCACTTAGTGCAGTTTTTGTAAAGGGAAAACCAAACTGATTTAGAGctttgaatataaataaaaaggactGACAATCTAAAATCTGTTACCTGATGCAAGACTTTCAGGATAATGTTGGGGACAGTATTGGTGATGTGAAAGAGGAGAGTTTTTCATGTTGGTGTCACAATCGGTGctcacatttgtgttttgagGGCAAATTATTATTGATTGACCTGAAGCTGCTTGGAGGGTACACTAAGATTACTGTAGGTCATAAGCATAATTTAAATTCTGCCAAACCGCAGACTTTGGCTGAAAAGAACAGTCTTATCTAGACCTATTGTTTTATGCTAAACCCAGCTCATCCAGTGGTGACTACAGCTCTGTCTATAGCCTGAGTATAATATTTACAGCCTGATTCTAAAGGTTAAATATCAGAATAGCTTGCGTTTTATAAAAGTTGGCTCAGACAGTATCTTAATGTAGGATATGTGCTTACCTAATGAATGTTAACTTCTATTATCAAAAGAAAGTACAGTACAGCAAAATTTCCAACACTCATAAGGTTTGTAACAATATCCAGCACATGTCTAACACTCGTTCCTAACCTggctttgtctgtttttttatattctgtGCATCTCTAcgctgtcttgtttttttttatgattttaaccAATGCAATGCTATATTAACAGATAAACTCACACGCACTAAAGAAGAGAACCTGCGCGTAAAGCAGATGCTGGATCAGACTCTAATGGAAATGTGTAACCTTTGACTCAGCTCTGATCCTCTTCCCACATTGCCTCATCTGCTCTGAATATGGCCGGCTCCTAATACATGGGTGCTACAAATAATGTAGGGCTTTGAGTTCATGTCTCCTCTGACCTTGTCTTGAAGAAACAAGCTCTACACAAGGTAGCATTTAAACTACACTGTTTTGTTATATACTATAACCAAAAGGTGGATATAATTCACTGTATAACTTTAATAAGTTTGTTTGTATATGTTGGGAGAATTTGCACTTTTTTTGGGAAAAATACTGCATATAATCATCATGAACAAAGCCATACTGTAAGTTAAGCCAAGGTTATATATAAAGGGACTTTTATTATGTGTACTTTTGTAAAGTTGCTTGTatgtctttgtttctcctgtATTAACATTCAATTATATTCACTTCCAGTTTAGCAAGGAAGTAAGTCTAAGCACTGTTGTTGCTTGAATGTACTGTATTGTCCCAGCTAAGTGAAAGAAATGTTTGCACACTGTACTCACTTTTCTGTTCATaatttagattttctttttttcttcataaaatCCATTTGATTTTTGTCTCCCATTTTATCATGGAAATGTAAAGATCATAAATAAATGGTTGAATGAAGTATAATTTACtcaatgtctgtctttattaAAAAAGTTCCCCATGCTCTGATAGAATAATGATTCTGAAAATGGCTTCTTGGTACCAGTCAGTAGTACGAAAGAGTAGGGAGGAGTTTTTATGCTGTTGTCTgctgggggtgggggtgggggttgaaTTCAGAGGACAGAAATAGGATCaacaagttaataaaaaaaaaaggcaggatCATTGGTGTGCCTCTTGACTCACTAGAGAAGGTcatggagaagagaggaggcagGAAACTCAGTAGCATCCACAGTAAGGACTACCcattgtttggtgtttttaagtgaACTGAAGAGCTCCTTTAGTACCAGACTAGTGATGCCAAGGAGCTCTACAGAAAGATTTAGAAGGTCCTTTATAGCTGGTGCAGTGAagttttttaatgaacattgcTGTTGATTGAGTGTTGTGGATTGCTTGATGTTGATGTGGTGCTTTGCACTTAACTTGTACTACCTGAGTCTGTATGTTTCCTTGCTGTATGTTGGCTGTTTTTGTGAGAAGGTGACATTCAATTTCCACTccaagggattaataaagtacttcttattttatcttaacgTGTATGATGTGAAATAAGAGTTTTGTTTGACAGGAATATTCTGACTCCAGGGTTGGAAAACCACTTGGTGGGGGTTTAACAGGGGTGGACACTAATTGGTGACACTACATATAAAATGGTATGCctatatacaaatacacacataacttCTCATGGTTGGAAGTAAAAGTTAGAGGCCTCAAATATTTGAATCAGCAAagattttaaacacattttttgcttttaagtTACTATTGCCTTTTAATTTCACTCATGTGCAGTATTAAATATTAGTGGAAGCCACAATTTATATATAAACTACAGGGTTGTGTGTATTAATGGATTGTTATGAGGGACTGTCACTACCCGATGGGACACTTCACTCGCATAGGGCAGAGGATGCATCTGCTGTAGCTCCTCCTTGCCACAGGGGGCAGTGTGTAAACTCAGCGCAAATCCACAGCGGAGGAGGTACAGAGGTGAAAGTTCGCAGCTGGGCAGCCGTACTAGGAAACCCACGACCAGAGAGCGAAATATGTGTGAAAATTCGGTTTTTGACATGTCTTTACAAGACAGCAAAGCTGCGTATGTGCTCAGCAATGTCGCTGAAGTGGTTGAGCGGATTCTCACCTTCGTACCGACCAAATCACTTCTACGGATCGCAaggtgtgtttgtctgcttAACAGTGAGCTCGGCTAACGCTAATGGCTGTCGAGCAGAAGTGAAACTGCTCTTAAAAGATATTCAGGGCAGATAGGAAGTTAATGTTCTAGCTCGAGTATTTCTATGGTCCGCGTACGTATGTGCTGGTGTGCAGGTGCTCAGTCGTGTTGTTTGATAGTAGCGCGAACGTATTATTGTGTTAAGTTGACAATAGCAGGTGAtgctgaatgtgtttgtgtgtgtctctcagtgtgtgcAGGCTGTGGAGGAACTGTGCCCGCAGGGTGCTGAGGACTCAGCAGCAGCTGACCTGGGTGTCAGCCAGTGGGTTTTCCAACAGTGAGGTTCATGCTCTCTGCAGCATCTTGGCCGAGGAGGTGGAGGTAAATAGTGGGCAAAAAGGGTCTGTTTTGGACAGTTAAATGTAGAGGAATGTCTAGGAGGACGCTGTTTGGAAAATACACATTGGATATATAGTATATAGAACAAGAACAAATACAAGAACAAAATGCCATTTATTACAAAAATCCTCTTAAGAAGTAATTGTAGGGTGAGTTCTGTAATACACACACCCAGCTAGATATGTTTTCAGTCGAAAATCTAAAATGTGTGTCACTAGgaactgaaaaataaactttaaagaTTCTATACAGAGTTGGAACAAGCCAATACAGAATATACACTCTCTGGCCATTccattagttacacctgtgcaatctaatgcaaacCAATACAGCTGCTGGTAGTGTATTGGaatgcattatattgaatggtggtgtctctaatattttgtccactccattatcATACTTTATGGGGGCAAACTATTAGGAGACTTTTCAATATAACACACCCCATTACACTACCACCAcccccactatgacctcaataaaatacacagaGTGGAATTATCACTTTTCTGACTAAACCTGAAAAGCGTCATAAATGTAAAATtgatggcagagctgttgtattgtatATGTACTAATGAAGTGGTGGTGGGTGTATATGATACTGTAATGCATGTATTAGGAATATGattattttaacagtttaaagTTACTTGGAAAAGTGCATGTTTTGGGCCATTCAGACACATCTTGTGAGAAAAATGTGGTATACTATTGTACAATGTGTTGTAGCCACTTAGAAATCAGAGTAGAAATCACTATCTGCATGTTTTAACACAGTTTTAACACATGCACTTTGCTTTTGATTATTTGCAGAAAGTATTTCTCCTGCCCAAAACCGTTCTAGCAATGGTAGACTGTGAGACCTTCTGGGGAGCTTATTGCAACAGGCAAAATAAAGGTTGGTATTAGATAATATAACACATTGCTGTTGTACTTAAGTCTGTTATGTTCATTAATGTATCATACATTATTGCTATGATTGTGGTAGCAGAGAGATGTATCCTGTATTAGGAAATTGGTGTAAGATGATCTACAAGTAATCTTTAAAAGGAATGTTGTAAAAAGGTTTAGTTAATATAACTAAAACGGAGGCAGCCTGAACTAGTTATACTAGTATGTCTGTGTGCAATGTTTAAAGGTGTAAACATTACAATATAGGCTTAtgtgagcttttcttttttcttttattttagaaGAATGTTTATTAGGTCCTTTTGACCTCTTCTAGCATTTTGAACAAGTAAATCAAACAGATGGTATACTTTGTCTAAGATGCATATGTGCTACTAatctgtgtgttgttgtgttgttaaaCTCCAACGTTTGCTTGTttgatgaaaatgtttaaattaaaatacaggTACTACCCAATTAACTGGAAACTACCTCACAATACTTGCtagtttattatattcatatggGTAAAGTTGACCAAGTATAAACCATTGAAAACAATGTTAATAATTGTAAACTCCAAACATGCAAAATTGGGTCATATGAGGTTGCAGGCCAGTTAGCATTAATTTGAACCTAACTGTTCCCGGTTGGTCTGTTTCAACTTGTGGGTAAAGTTTGTTTTGACTGGCCACTTGTACATTTAGAGCTtgtgacctttaaaaaaaatcaggccTTCTCATAGTATTATTGCACAATTAGCATGGCCAGAACAAAGCTGGATATGTTCAAATGTGTTTAGTCAGTTGGTTTATTAGGTTTATTTCACTGGTGAGGCACTGAGAATTGTTTTGTAACATAGTGTAAAACATAATCAAAATTGCAAGGCTTACCTGCAGTTTACAACAGACTAGAACTAACAGACTCCTGCCAGCcaatgaaaaataagaaattcaggcttttatatatatttcacttACATTTTGATATTCACTATGTGCATAAAGTGTTTGAAGTATTAGCAACTCTaagaaaagtacatttaaagtCTAATTTCTAATAAAATTGTACGTTGTTGGTATACATTTATCTGAATCTAAAATTGTAACATAATCCTGGTAATATATTCTTAGTTTATGATTAAAATGATGACCATGCAAAAGgttaacagatttttttgttttgttttttaactccAAAGCAAAGAAGAGTCGCAACAGTCCAGACACTGAAGAAATAAACCTGCTTTTCCCGAAAGGCTGTGACATCATGGGCATTACTACACCAGGCATAGTCTGTAAGTTTTCCTCTTTCATGTCTCACTTCTATTCCTCatttatatacaatatattaaaaatgaatccCCTCATCATCCAAAATAAGCCACAGCGATTTCACATTACAGGATTCACTTAGTTAAATAgtatcataaaaaatatttttaaatagaacCATAAAACTACAGCTCCAGCTCCAATGGTATGAATATGCATACTTAACATATAGAACAGATGCTGTAGAGAAAATAAAAGCGAACCAGGTGTCTTGAGCATATCTAAGAGGCGTAGTTCACCTTTCAACAGACAGGGCTTTGTATTAATCCCCACCGCTGCTGCCTCGTTGGAAAGCACCACTGGTGGCtgcccacccccccaccccccgcctcTCCCTCTGATAGATTGCCCAGTCTTCCTGGTGCTGTGCTCCCCATTTCTCTGTATAATCACAACCCTCTAGAGGAGTGACTCTCCATCAGCCATGTTCCCTTTCCTCAAGATGATGGCTTGTCAAGCCTCCCATCATCTATCAGGTTTAATGGCAGCAGCCTGTGCTGTTTGTGATCACACTCATTTTGTGATATTGCAGCTGAGGGTCACCACAGGGTCACCATGCAGCTCTAATTCATTGGATAAGTATGAAATGTATAGATTACTTGTAATAGGTTTTCATGCAGCCTAGAGTACAACTAGTCATTTTGCATGTTGGTAGTGGACTGCACAGTATTACAAGacatagttgtttttttttcttcataatcCTGCATGAATTCCATAAACTGCAATTTGTGATGTTGTGCAAATATTGTGTCAAATGTTCAGGTCAATGTTAATGTGAGTCTTCTTGTGACTTCTGTGTCTCTTTTACTAAAAAAGTTCTCATGTGGTTAGTTTATTCTGCCAAGATTTGCTAAGTCCCAACCCAGAAGCAGCCACCTACCACCACTGTTGTTTGGTGGAAGTGCCCAGTACTTTgagctgcagttcctctaatggccactagatgctgaCTCCTGGAAACTTAATATGTCAAAATCAAGAGAAGATTCCTAATGTGGAAGTGACTGCATGTAACTTACCATCCTGTGATACTGATACTTCATGATTGTCTCTCTGTGTAGTGACTCCCAGTGGCTCTTGCTCCAACCCTCCCCAGGAATACCAGGAAGGGGAGGCAGGCTTTGCAATAATGTTCCCCAGCATGGATGGTGTCCACATCAAGCCCTTTCATTTTTGCAAGAAGTCCATCTCCCCAACAGCACTGAAAGAAGCAGGTGAGTGAAGGCCCACAACAATTATTCAGTTATCTAAACTGAAAGATGCAAGGCTTATAAATGTCCTCCAGAACTTGCTCTTGTATCAGACCTTCATTCATTGTGCTTTCTCTCTACAGGACTTGTTGACAACCCAGAGCTGCGTGTGGTACTATTGTTTGTCTATGAGGCATATAAATCTGGGCCTTTCCTCAACCAGATACTGGAGCCTCTGGCCAAGAGCAAAGCTCTCATCGCTGGAGGACTGGTAGAAAGTGTCTTTTCTCCTGCCAGACACTGGTGAGTTAGGATCCTGTGCTTAAATCAAGGTTAATGATCAGCAATCTATGAAAGGAGGGTTGTTTAATACATAGTTAATAATTGTAAGTGATTTCCTGCAAATATTTTGAGGCTTTCTTAATTATAGTTTTGTCTGGAAAGTTTTCATAGACAATAAGAAGGGTTTAAAGGGTTTGAGTCAGATTTAACCCAGTATTTGCTTTGAGCATAACTTTGAGGGTAAATTCTGGCTTCTGTAAATAAGCATTTGAAACTGAACCTTTTAGTTCAACCTCACTtcatatttcaataaaatgtctGCATTTCTCTGTAAGGTGTACCACTTGTGTCACCACCAATATGTCCCCAATATGTTCAGAGTTGAGATATTGGTGGAAATGTTACTGCTCACTCTGATGCAATGTTCACTTTCACTTCCTCCATCATCTCTCTGTAGCTGTAGCCAAGGTGCATATGGTGTGGTGGGCCTGGCCCTGAGTGGCCCTAAGGTGCAGGGGGCATCTGTGCTCTTGGAACAAGACGTAAGCAACTCAAAGACGGCTGAAGCCACGATCCGGAGGCTGAAGGCAGCCAAAATTCCTGAGAGGAACACCTTAGGGTTCATGTTCGCATGTGTGGGGAGAGGCCAGCATTACTACAACAACCAGACCAACGTGGAGGCTGACGCCTTCCGCAAGGTGTTCCCCAACACCCCGCTCTTTGGCCTGTTTGGCAACGGTGAAATCGGCTGCGACCGAATTGTTAAAGATGACTACACGCTGTGCGACTCTGACATTGACGGTCTGCAGCATGAGTACACGACAGTCATGACCTTGGTCCACCTAGGTTGACTGACCCACAATGACAATGGCAGGAACAAAGAAGACCCATCATGATCTTTTTTGGAACAGCAGTCGGGAACTACAGATATTCTGTGCAGCGTGTTACTCGAATCACAACTCAGAATATTGCTGTCACCATTTCTGCTCCTAAAGCAGGAAAATGATCCCTTCAGCCATTAATATAATGGCAAGATTAGGGAAATTATATCT encodes:
- the LOC128359332 gene encoding tropomyosin alpha-4 chain isoform X6, which produces MAGGSSLEAVKKKIKSLQEQADEAEDRAAALQREAEKAADESERGMKVIENRAMKDEEKMELQEIQLKEAKHIAEEADRKYEEVARKLVIIESDLERTEERAELSESKCSELEEELKTVQNNLKSLEAQAEKYSQKEDKYEEEIKVLTDKLKEAETRAEFAERSVAKLEKTIDDLEDKLTRTKEENLRVKQMLDQTLMEMCNL
- the fbxo22 gene encoding F-box only protein 22, giving the protein MCENSVFDMSLQDSKAAYVLSNVAEVVERILTFVPTKSLLRIASVCRLWRNCARRVLRTQQQLTWVSASGFSNSEVHALCSILAEEVEKVFLLPKTVLAMVDCETFWGAYCNRQNKAKKSRNSPDTEEINLLFPKGCDIMGITTPGIVLTPSGSCSNPPQEYQEGEAGFAIMFPSMDGVHIKPFHFCKKSISPTALKEAGLVDNPELRVVLLFVYEAYKSGPFLNQILEPLAKSKALIAGGLVESVFSPARHCCSQGAYGVVGLALSGPKVQGASVLLEQDVSNSKTAEATIRRLKAAKIPERNTLGFMFACVGRGQHYYNNQTNVEADAFRKVFPNTPLFGLFGNGEIGCDRIVKDDYTLCDSDIDGLQHEYTTVMTLVHLG